The following are encoded together in the Lathyrus oleraceus cultivar Zhongwan6 chromosome 3, CAAS_Psat_ZW6_1.0, whole genome shotgun sequence genome:
- the LOC127129752 gene encoding RING-H2 finger protein ATL64-like has product MVSEPAFKEDYALIRNDMIGSSILLFIILLVLLHTCFYLRHFRHRSLRSTNSLTAPTFREQRLDTSVLKSLPIFTYSSSATRCTLHDCAICLSEYTDGDECRTLPNCNHVFHSYCIDAWFASHSNCPLCRGLVQPVTVESKIELGSVSGSEEPGEGSLYLPEPIGCPRRPFRVIVELSPEVYTRG; this is encoded by the coding sequence ATGGTTTCGGAACCCGCCTTTAAAGAAGACTATGCCCTTATCCGCAATGATATGATAGGTTCTTCCATCCTTTTGTTTATAATCCTCCTCGTCCTCCTTCACACTTGCTTCTACCTCCGCCATTTTCGTCACCGCAGTCTACGTTCTACAAATTCTCTTACGGCTCCCACGTTTAGAGAACAACGTCTTGACACTTCCGTTCTCAAATCCCTTCCCATCTTCACTTACTCTTCCTCCGCCACCCGCTGTACTCTCCACGACTGTGCTATCTGTTTGTCGGAGTATACCGACGGCGATGAATGTCGAACGCTCCCAAACTGTAACCATGTTTTTCATTCCTACTGTATCGACGCGTGGTTTGCTTCTCACTCTAATTGCCCTCTCTGCCGAGGTTTGGTCCAACCGGTAACGGTTGAGTCTAAAATTGAACTGGGTTCTGTTTCGGGTTCAGAAGAACCGGGTGAGGGTAGTTTGTATTTACCTGAACCGATTGGGTGTCCGAGAAGGCCGTTTAGAGTAATTGTTGAGTTGTCACCCGAGGTTTATACCCGAGGATAA
- the LOC127129753 gene encoding RING-H2 finger protein ATL64-like: MVSEPALKEDYALIRNDMIGSSILLFIILLVLLHTCFYLRHFRHRSLLSTNSLTAPTFREQRLDTSVLKSLPIFTYSSSATRCTLHDCAICLSEYTDGDECRTLPNCNHVFHSYCIDAWFASHSNCPLCRGLVQPVTVESKIELGSVSGSEELGEGSSYLPEPIGCPRRPFRVIVELSPEVYTRG; this comes from the coding sequence ATGGTTTCGGAACCCGCCCTTAAAGAAGACTATGCCCTTATCCGCAATGATATGATAGGTTCTTCCATCCTTTTGTTTATAATCCTCCTCGTCCTCCTTCACACTTGCTTCTACCTCCGCCACTTTCGTCACCGCAGTCTACTTTCTACAAATTCTCTTACGGCTCCCACGTTCAGAGAACAACGTCTTGACACTTCCGTTCTCAAATCCCTTCCCATCTTCACTTACTCTTCCTCCGCCACCCGCTGTACTCTCCACGACTGTGCTATCTGTTTGTCGGAGTATACCGACGGCGATGAATGTCGAACGCTCCCAAACTGTAACCATGTTTTTCATTCCTACTGTATCGACGCGTGGTTTGCTTCTCACTCTAATTGCCCTCTCTGCCGAGGTTTGGTCCAACCGGTAACGGTTGAGTCTAAAATTGAACTGGGTTCTGTTTCGGGTTCAGAAGAACTGGGTGAGGGTAGTTCGTATTTACCTGAACCGATTGGGTGTCCGAGAAGGCCGTTTAGAGTAATTGTTGAGTTGTCACCCGAGGTTTATACCCGAGGATAA